One Clostridiales bacterium DNA segment encodes these proteins:
- the tsaD gene encoding tRNA (adenosine(37)-N6)-threonylcarbamoyltransferase complex transferase subunit TsaD: protein MSVTVRAMAHRDLDAVCALEEATFPRPWSRASFAGELARPGSRGWFVAEEGGAFAGSGGVMVVGTEAHVMNLAVAEEYRRTGVASALMAAIVERAVALGAYTLKLEVRETSGEAVAFYRALGLVVTGRRVDYYGPGEDAIIMSAPLADVERVLTQRAAARTANGPWPRGTNEIVLAIETSCDETAAAVMRGGTELLSNVVASQVDFHSRFGGVVPEIASRKHIEAIVGVVEEALDRAQVTVRDLDAIAVTYGPGLIGALVVGVAYAKGLAMATGAPLVGVNHLEGHIFAAVLDDPAVAPPIIALVVSGGHTSLVHVPEWGVYRTLGQTLDDAAGEAFDKVAKVLGLGYPGGPAISKLAATGDPAAIDFPRAMMRSGDYRFSLSGLKTAVINHIRHEREAGREIDVPDLAASFQAAVIDVQVAKTVRAAEEYGVRTVCLAGGVAANPSLRESLRSALDEKGIALAVPAPALCTDNAAMIAVAGTWLLRRGDRLGLAAEAVADLTLG, encoded by the coding sequence ATGAGCGTCACGGTCCGCGCGATGGCCCACCGTGATCTCGATGCGGTATGCGCGCTCGAGGAGGCGACGTTCCCGCGACCCTGGTCGCGAGCGTCCTTCGCCGGTGAGCTCGCCAGGCCGGGGTCGCGAGGTTGGTTCGTCGCCGAGGAGGGCGGCGCGTTCGCTGGTTCAGGTGGCGTGATGGTCGTGGGCACCGAGGCCCACGTGATGAATCTTGCGGTCGCCGAGGAGTACCGTCGTACCGGAGTGGCGTCGGCGCTCATGGCGGCGATAGTTGAGCGCGCCGTGGCACTCGGGGCATACACGCTCAAGCTTGAGGTGCGGGAAACGAGTGGAGAGGCGGTCGCGTTTTACCGGGCGCTCGGTCTTGTGGTGACCGGCCGCCGGGTCGACTACTACGGTCCAGGAGAAGACGCGATCATCATGTCCGCGCCGCTTGCGGACGTGGAGCGCGTGCTCACACAGCGCGCAGCGGCACGTACGGCGAATGGTCCGTGGCCGCGCGGCACAAACGAGATCGTGCTTGCCATCGAGACCTCATGCGATGAGACAGCCGCCGCTGTCATGCGCGGCGGTACCGAGTTGCTCTCGAACGTGGTCGCAAGCCAGGTTGATTTCCACTCGCGCTTTGGCGGTGTCGTGCCCGAGATTGCGTCGCGCAAGCACATCGAGGCAATCGTGGGAGTCGTCGAAGAGGCGCTCGACCGCGCGCAGGTGACCGTGCGCGATCTTGACGCGATCGCGGTCACGTACGGCCCCGGGCTTATCGGCGCGCTCGTGGTGGGAGTCGCGTACGCCAAGGGGCTCGCGATGGCCACCGGGGCGCCTCTCGTGGGCGTCAATCACCTCGAAGGCCACATCTTCGCCGCCGTACTCGATGATCCCGCTGTGGCACCGCCGATCATCGCGCTTGTCGTCTCGGGCGGGCACACCTCCCTCGTGCACGTACCAGAGTGGGGTGTCTACCGAACGCTCGGCCAGACGCTCGACGACGCGGCCGGCGAAGCGTTCGACAAGGTCGCCAAGGTGCTCGGCCTCGGCTATCCTGGCGGCCCGGCCATCTCGAAGCTCGCCGCCACCGGAGATCCGGCCGCCATCGACTTCCCTCGCGCGATGATGCGATCCGGTGACTACCGCTTCTCGCTCTCCGGTCTCAAGACCGCGGTCATCAACCACATTCGTCACGAGCGTGAAGCGGGTCGCGAGATCGACGTGCCTGATCTCGCCGCGTCGTTCCAGGCGGCCGTGATAGACGTGCAGGTCGCCAAGACCGTCCGTGCCGCCGAGGAGTACGGTGTGCGCACCGTCTGTCTGGCTGGCGGTGTGGCCGCGAACCCGTCGCTGCGCGAGTCGCTTCGCTCCGCGCTTGACGAGAAGGGCATTGCGCTTGCGGTACCCGCACCTGCGCTGTGTACCGACAACGCCGCAATGATCGCGGTCGCTGGCACCTGGCTGCTAAGGCGCGGCGATCGGCTCGGGCTTGCCGCGGAAGCGGTCGCTGACCTGACGCTCGGCTGA
- the tsaB gene encoding tRNA (adenosine(37)-N6)-threonylcarbamoyltransferase complex dimerization subunit type 1 TsaB — MTVAFVLGIDTATERTVIALGERERDGARIDMRAAADIDAPRAALGRLLPACDEMLRREGLAVSDITEVVVGRGPGSFTGVRIGVATAKGLAHGLGVPLYGVGTLDVVAWGYARAPSAYVADETSHGGLLGVVGDAMRGEVYVALFEVVEGAVSRLEPDRVTTPAEAACEWASLGRPVTLAGDGLAKHGAVFAEAFGPRLRLSAESHWLPAASGLLAAFEHAWAAGEAGSGDVGALLPTYPRLSDAEEAERARGEAPPR, encoded by the coding sequence GTGACGGTGGCGTTCGTGCTCGGCATCGACACCGCAACTGAGCGGACCGTGATCGCGCTCGGCGAGCGGGAGCGTGACGGCGCGCGGATCGACATGCGCGCCGCTGCCGACATCGACGCGCCGCGCGCCGCGCTCGGCCGCCTGCTTCCGGCGTGCGACGAGATGCTGCGCCGGGAAGGGCTTGCGGTGAGCGACATCACGGAGGTCGTCGTCGGACGAGGACCGGGCTCGTTTACCGGGGTGCGCATCGGTGTCGCTACGGCGAAAGGGCTCGCGCACGGGCTCGGCGTCCCGCTGTACGGCGTGGGCACGCTCGATGTTGTCGCGTGGGGATACGCACGCGCCCCGAGCGCCTACGTGGCGGATGAAACTTCGCACGGCGGGCTGCTTGGCGTGGTGGGCGATGCCATGCGCGGTGAGGTCTACGTCGCGCTCTTCGAGGTGGTTGAGGGAGCTGTCTCGCGCCTCGAGCCGGACCGGGTCACGACGCCAGCTGAGGCGGCCTGCGAGTGGGCTTCGCTCGGACGGCCGGTCACACTCGCTGGTGACGGGCTCGCCAAGCACGGAGCGGTGTTCGCCGAGGCGTTCGGTCCGCGCCTGCGGCTATCCGCCGAGTCACACTGGCTCCCGGCGGCATCCGGCCTGCTCGCCGCCTTCGAGCACGCGTGGGCGGCAGGGGAGGCTGGCAGCGGCGACGTCGGCGCCCTGCTGCCGACATATCCGCGCCTCTCCGACGCCGAGGAGGCCGAGCGGGCACGAGGGGAGGCTCCGCCGCGATGA